DNA sequence from the Armigeres subalbatus isolate Guangzhou_Male chromosome 1, GZ_Asu_2, whole genome shotgun sequence genome:
TGCCGGAAGATGAAAAGCAAGGAACCATACAATCGCGTTCAAACAAAAATAAGAGCTGTAGAGGACAAACCAGACAAGGACGATGAATCAGGCGATGTCTGATTCAATAACAAGGCAGAAAAAGGATACTATGCGTTCTACTCGGGAAATGAATCGAACGTGATTCCATGCACCATTGGAGGGATACACCTCGAAATGTTGATAGACTCCGGGGCGGATGCCAATCTCATCAGCGAATCAGCttggaaaaaaatgaagaaggagcGTGTATCTGTTGTTTCTTCGACTAAGGGCAGCTCTCGTGTTCTTCGGGCTTACGGCAGCGACAGACCATTAGAAGTGTTGGGTGTTTTCGTAGCTAGTGTAGCAGTGGGTCGAATGGAAACTACGGCGGAATTTCTCGTGGTGCGAGGCGGTCAGCGATGCTTGATGGGAGATAAAACGGCTAAACTGCTTGGTGTACTGAAAGTAGGTTTGGACATTAATGAAGTAACCAGTGATAAAACTCCTTTTGCAAAGATCCGGGGTATAAAAGCTCATATACAATTGGATCCCAAATTTGTACCAGTATTTCAACCGATGCGTCGCGTGCCTATACCATTGGAACAAGCGGTCAAATGTAAGTTGAATGATCTTTTGAAACGTGACATCATTGAGAAAAAAATCGGACCAGCAAGTTGGGTGTCTCCACTTGTGGTAGTCGGAAAAGCGAATGGAGAACCACGTCTGTGTCTTGATCTTCGTCGAGTGAATGAAGCAGTTGTCAGGGAGCGACACCCTATGCCAATAGTGGATGACTACCTAGCACGAATTGGCAAGGGCAAGATATGGAGTAAATTAGACATACGTGAGGCGTTCATGCAAATCGAGCTAGCAGAAGAGTCTCGAGA
Encoded proteins:
- the LOC134206096 gene encoding uncharacterized protein K02A2.6-like; amino-acid sequence: MLIDSGADANLISESAWKKMKKERVSVVSSTKGSSRVLRAYGSDRPLEVLGVFVASVAVGRMETTAEFLVVRGGQRCLMGDKTAKLLGVLKVGLDINEVTSDKTPFAKIRGIKAHIQLDPKFVPVFQPMRRVPIPLEQAVKCKLNDLLKRDIIEKKIGPASWVSPLVVVGKANGEPRLCLDLRRVNEAVVRERHPMPIVDDYLARIGKGKIWSKLDIREAFMQIELAEESRDATTFITAQGLFRFKRLPFGLVTAPELFQKAMDEILSGCEGTFWYIDDVIVEGETLEQHDERLQKVQNYY